AATTGTGCGAGTGCCTTTCGCTGATCCGTCGTGAGGGGAGCCGTGCGCGCTACGCCAAGAGCTCGGTTCCCGGAGGCCGCGACACTGTCCCAGGCTGCCTGCGCACCGACGAGCTTCAGCGCCCAGTAGCTCGTGATCCCGCCCGACAACGTGAGCACGATGGACGGGATAAGGGCGAACGACAGGAGGATGGCAAAGAGGCGACCACGAAACCCAACTCGCTTCACTGGCACCTCTTACGCGCAGGCCCGAATGGCAGTTTCGTGTAGAAACCTACAGGCAGTACGGAACGGCATCCACCCTGACTGGCCATCGCACGATCATGAAGACGCACACCGATTATCTCACCTTCAAGACCAAGCAACGTCAGGAAATCATCGACATCACGGACCAAGTCGAGAAATGTCGCGCGGCCGCCGACATCGATGATGGAATGGTGCTGGTGTCGGCTATGCACATATCTGCATCAGTCTTCGTCAACGATCACGAACCCAATCTGTGGCAGGACATTCTGCAGTGGCTCGAGGAAAACATCGCACCCTGGGATCCGGGCCGCTATCGACACAACAGCGGCACGGGCGAGGACAACGCTGCGGCCCATTTGCGATCTCTCACTGTGGGCCACGAAGTCATCGTCCCGGTCACAAAGGGGCGGCTCGATCTCGGGCCATGGCAGAGGATTTTTTATGGCGAATGGGACGGCCAGCGACCCAAACGAGTCATTCTCAAGGCCACCGGAATGTGAGTGTAACCAAAATTGCTCACTTGGAACGAGTTACTGCCTTTCATGAGCCGCCGTTCGTATTTAGATTACATCCCGACTCGCGGTCTAGCCCAATCGGTGGGCGGCGAGTCTTGAAATCGCTCAGCGCGAGTGAAGTGTGACGCGGCACCGGCGAAGACGTGCGCGGAGACGTCGCTATACGCCTCCACGACCCGTCGGGTCGCCTCGCCTCACTGCACTCGCCGGCAGGTGCGCGAGCGGCTGGCTCGTCTCACATTCGTGCGAGAGTGCTGGCTGCGGGACGCGCACAAAGAACAACCCGCAGAGAAGTCATGAACGGACGCCATCCGCGTACCCCCGCTTCGAGCCCTGTGTCGCGCACCCAGGGCGCTCTCATTCACCGTGGACCGGGCGCAATCGCCGCCTCCCACTCCCTCACAGCCCCGTTCGTCCACGCGCCGAATGCCGCGCTGCTCATCGATTTCGACAATGTCACGATGGGCATCCGCTCCGATCTGGGCAAAGAGCTGCGCACGCTGCTCTCGTCGGACATCATCAAGGGCAAAGTCGCTGTTCAACGAGCATACGCTGACTGGCGACGATATCCGCAATACATCGTCCCGCTGTCGGAGGCGTCGATCGACCTGATCTTCGCGCCCGCATACGGATCTTCAAAAAAGAACGCGACTGACATTCGCCTCGCGATCGACGCCCTCGAACTCGTTTTCACTCGCCCGGAGATCGGAACCTTCATTCTGCTCTCGGGCGATTCTGATTTCTCGAGTCTCGTTATCAAGCTGAAGGAGTACGGGAAGTACGTCATCGGCGTCGGTATTCGCGAATCGTCGAGTGACTTGCTGGTCCAGAACTGCGACGAGTACTACAGCTACAACGCGCTCGCCGGGCTGGTAAAAGCCAGCGAAGAGGAGCCCGCCCGAAAGTTCGACCCGTGGGAGCTCGTCACCGAGGCCGTCACTCGCATGAAGCGCAACGGCGACGTTATGCGCTCCGACCGGCTCAAACAGGTCATGCAGGATATCGATCCTGCCTTCGACGAGAAGAACCTCGGCATGTCCAAGTTCTCTCGCTTTGTGCAGGAAGCGCATCAGCGTGGCCTCCTCTCGATGACGAAGTTGGAGAACGGTCAGCTCGAAGTTGGACCACCCACGTCGGCCCCCGCCACGGAGACTCGTGCGCCACTCGCTGCGCTCGAGCCGATCGAAATCGAGCATCCGAGCACGCCCAGCGATGGGGTCATGCGCGAGCGCGAAGCGGCCGAGCCTGCAGAGGAGCGCGAGGAGCGAAGCCGCCGGGGTCGACGTGGACGCGGACGTGGACGCGGACGCGAGCGTGAGGAAAAGGGCCGCGCGCCGGCTGCGGCTTCCGCGGCCTCGACCGATCTTCCGGCGCCGCTGCGTCTCGCCGAGGAGCCCATTGCTCCATCGGGTGATACCATCGGCGCTGCTGGCGAGCGCCTAACGCGTAACGAAGCATTCGATCTCGTCCGCCGCGCGGTCGAGACGCTCACGACCGACGACGACGACACGACGCGCGCCAGTGCCGTTAGGCATCGCGCACGCGAAATCCTCGGCCGCGATAGCGAAAGCCTTAACGAGCGAATGTTCATTCGCATCCTCAAGGACGCGCACGATTCGGGCGTCGTCGATCTGCGACGTCGCGGCGACGACTTCGAGGTCGCGCGCGCGGTCGAATCCCTGCCGGTCGCGGATCAAGTCGCGCGCGCAGACGCCGCGAACGCACCGCCGCGTGCAGCCTTAGGTGCGCCGACACCGCGGCTCGGAATGGGCCCGCGAGGCGCCGGGCGTGGCCGCGGCCGTCTCGAGGGTCCACCGCCGGAGCTCCTCGCCGTGGGTGTCGTCGACGAGGCCGCGTCTCCACGCGAGGTCGCTGCGCAGGAGACGCCGCTCGTCGAAGGAGTGATGTCGAGTCCGGCCGCCACCAACAGGGGCATTAGCGAAACTGAAACGCCCGCTCCCGTCGAGGAACAGCCGCAGCGAGGCGGTCGCAAGCGAGGACGTCGCGCTACGCCGGCCGCCTCGGTGGAGACCGTCGCCGCTGCCGCTCCAGTCGAGACACCATCGCCAGCACCTGCGGCACCAGCGCCGCGAAAGTCGCGCGCTCGCACTGCGGCCAAGACCGCGCATCGCCGGGCCCGCGCCAAGAAGGCGCCGAAGACCGAGAGTTGAGCACCGTCGCGCCAAGGACACGGCGGGCCACCAAGCCCGCCGTGCTTCCTCCCGAATTCTACGATCGACCCACCGAGCTCGTCGCGCGCGATCTTCTCGGCGCCGTCCTCGAGTGTCGTACGCGCGAGGGAAGCGCCAGTGGGCGCATCGTTGAAACGGAGGCTTACATTGGCGAACACGATCTCGCCTGCCATGCCGCCGCTGGACGCACTGCTCGTACCGAGCCACTCTACGGCGCACCGGGCATTGCGTACGTCTATTTCATCTATGGCATGTACTGGTGCTTCAATGCGGTCACGCGTGCCGCGGGAGAGCCGAGCGCCGTTCTCGTTCGCGCTCTCGAACCGCTCACCGGCATCGATCTGATGCGCGAGCGGCGTGGCGTTCGTCGTCGCGACACCGATCTCACCAACGGACCAGGGAAGCTCTGTCAAGCGTTAGGCATCGACGCACGCCATAACCGAACTCCACTCCAGGCTCCGCCGCTGGTCATTCGTCGCGGTCTCGAGGTTGCTCGTGAGTCGGTGACCATCACACCGCGCATTGGTATTTCGCGTTCCGCCGACTGGCCGCTTCGGTGGTTCGTCTCCGATAGCCCCTTCGCATCGAAGACTCCACCAAAGTTTCCACGCCTCAGCGCCGATCGCTGACGCGCCGGAAACACGAAGGCCCGCATCCTGAGACACGGGCCTTCGTCGCAGCTATGGCTCGATCAGTCCTTGCTGATCGAGCTTCCGATGTTGTACCGCAGTCCGGCCTCGTATGTGAGGTGGAAGGCCTTGCCGTTGTAGAGGAACATATTCTTCTGCGCCGGGCTCGCCGTACCCTGGAAGAATACAGAGAAGCCGATCAGGCGAAGTTGGCTGCCGATGACGAAATACGGCGATGCGCCGGTTCGCAGCTGGCTGATGTACGCCTGAGTGGCGTTGTACTCGTCCATCGACGAGAAGTTCATGTCAGCTGGCGCCGCGCCGCTGATCTGCTTGATCGAGAAGCCGATTCCGGCGTACGGATGCAGGTACAGGTTGCTGCCGGGGAAGATCATGGCCGATACATCCAGCCGACGCATGTTCTTCAAGTTGATGATCCGCGGAATCGTGTCCGAAGGGCTGGTATTCGTTAGGATTGCCGCCTGGTCGGTGAAGAACGCCTCCGAGTACGAGACGTAGAGTCCGCCGTGGCTGCGCGTGATGAGCCACTCGATGCCGGCGAGTGGCGCTTGGCGATGGGCCGTCGTGCCGGAGTTGAAGTCCATACCGCCGGCCTTGACGCCCCAGAACCACGCATCCTTGAATGAGCTTCCCAACTGTGCCGTCCCAGCGCGCGGCATCGCGGCGATGATAGCCACGGCGGCGGCCAGGGCACGGGTGATTCGCATACGAATCCTCGACGCTGAGGTCCTCTCGGTTCACCAAGCACAAACAACCAGCCACCAGTCAACCGATGGCATTCTCCTGCTGTTCGACGCGCAGAAGCGCCGGGGCGTCACGGTTTGCCCTTTGGCGTGCCGGACGCATACTATGGGAAGAGAGCTGGCCCGCAGCCCCGACCGGGGGTGGGCAGGTCCATTCAGCCGTTCCGTTTCCTGCCACGGAGGCCCTATGTCTTCCATTCTCCCCGGAGCGCGGGAGTTTCTCGCGCCGGTCTATGGCACGGTGTTTGGTCAACGGACGGCGGTCGTCCACCGGCTCAAGCAGGGTGACAAGCTCATTCTCGTTCCCGATCCACCGGGCGTCGACCAGCCCAGCGTCTGGGTCCACGCGCGCGGTGGCGATGTCGTTGGACATCTGTCACCGGACGTGAACTCATGGCTCGTCCCGACCATGTTCGATGGCGAACGCTATACGGCCGAGGTGAGTCGCGTTGCTGGCGATGACGTCGCGAGTTGGAAACGACTTGTTATCACAGTTCGCTGCGCGCGTGATTCGTCGAACGTTTAGATCACGTTCAGCCGGCGGCCAACTTTCTTGAAGGCCTGAATCGCCGTATCCAGATCGTCCCGCGAATGAGCCGCCGAGATCTGACAGCGAACGCGCGCCTGTCCCTGCGGCACCACCGGAAAACCGAATCCGGTGACGAATACGCCTTCATCGAGCAGCATGTCGCTCATTTGGATTGCCGCGGCCGTCTCGCCGACGATGATCGGGATGATCGGCGTTTCGCCTGGCAGCGGCTTGAATCCCGCCTCGATGACCTGTTCGCGGAAATAGCGCGAGTTCTCACGAAGGGTCTCGACGCGTTCCGGATGCTGCTCGATCAATCGCACCGCCGCCAACGCGCTCGCCGCGACAGTTGGCGGCAATGCGTTCGAGAAGAGTTGGGGACGCGAGCGTTGCGTCAAATAATCGGTGAGCGCTGCCGAGCCAGCCACGAAGCCTCCTGCCGCTCCGCCGAGCGCTTTGCCAAGCGTCGAGGTAACGACGTCAATCTCTCCGAGCAATCCGTAGTGCTCCGCCGTGCCGCGACCGTATTTCCCCAACACGCCGGTCGCGTGCGAATCATCGACCAGAACCACAGCATCGTGTGATCGCGCGATCTCGAGAATGTCGGGCAGCTTTGCGATGGCGCCCTCCATCGAGAACACGCCGTCGGTCCAGATCAATCGACGACGATTACCGGCGGCTCCGCGAAGCTTCTCGCGCAGATCATCCATGTCGCTATGCTTGTACACGGCGGTCGTGCATTTCGTAATCGCTTTCGCCAAGCGCATCGAATCGATGATGGACGCATGGTTGAGTGCGTCGGACACGACGAAGTCGCCTTCCTGCACGACGGTGCTCGTCAACCCTTCGTTGGCATTCCACGCCGACACGAAGCTCATCGACGATTCTGTTCCGACGAAGCGCGCGAGCGCTTCCTCCAGCTCACGATGAATAGTGAACGTCCCGCAAATAAAGCGCACGCTCGCTGTGCCCGCGCCATAGCGCCGGATTGCCTCGATCCCCGCTTCGACCACTGAAGGCTCGTCGCACAACCCGAGATAGTTGTTCGACGACAGAATCAGAATCTCACCGCGTCCCTCCATGCGGACCCAGGCCGACTGCGGCGAATCGAGATAGTTCAATCGCTTGTACACGCGATCGCGCTTGAACTGCTCGAGCTGCTGCTCGAGCGTGCCATCGAACGTCGTATTGGTTGCCGTCACGTTCCCCTCACCAGTTATCGATCGTGCCTTACGCGATCTCGAATATTACCTTGCCAGCTTCGCCGCTCTTGATCGCGTGAATCGCCTCGTCGGCGGCGTCGAGCGGAAAGCGATGCGTGATCACTGGCGATGGATCGAAGTTGCAGGACCGGAGAAATCGCGTCATCTGATGCCATGTTTGATACATCCGACGCCCAACGACGCCGTACACGGTGATCCCTTTGAAGATCACCTCCGTCGCAAAATCCACTTCCATCGGTTTCGCCGGGATGCCGAGCATCTGAACGTGTCCGCCAACGCGAACGAGCGCGAACGCTTGATGAATTGCCGAAGGGACGCCCGACATTTCGAGCACGACATCGACGCCGAGGCCGTCGGTGTGTCGCTTAACGACCGTTGCTGCTTCATTCGGATGCA
This genomic window from Gemmatimonadaceae bacterium contains:
- a CDS encoding NYN domain-containing protein, whose protein sequence is MSRTQGALIHRGPGAIAASHSLTAPFVHAPNAALLIDFDNVTMGIRSDLGKELRTLLSSDIIKGKVAVQRAYADWRRYPQYIVPLSEASIDLIFAPAYGSSKKNATDIRLAIDALELVFTRPEIGTFILLSGDSDFSSLVIKLKEYGKYVIGVGIRESSSDLLVQNCDEYYSYNALAGLVKASEEEPARKFDPWELVTEAVTRMKRNGDVMRSDRLKQVMQDIDPAFDEKNLGMSKFSRFVQEAHQRGLLSMTKLENGQLEVGPPTSAPATETRAPLAALEPIEIEHPSTPSDGVMREREAAEPAEEREERSRRGRRGRGRGRGREREEKGRAPAAASAASTDLPAPLRLAEEPIAPSGDTIGAAGERLTRNEAFDLVRRAVETLTTDDDDTTRASAVRHRAREILGRDSESLNERMFIRILKDAHDSGVVDLRRRGDDFEVARAVESLPVADQVARADAANAPPRAALGAPTPRLGMGPRGAGRGRGRLEGPPPELLAVGVVDEAASPREVAAQETPLVEGVMSSPAATNRGISETETPAPVEEQPQRGGRKRGRRATPAASVETVAAAAPVETPSPAPAAPAPRKSRARTAAKTAHRRARAKKAPKTES
- a CDS encoding glycine C-acetyltransferase gives rise to the protein MTATNTTFDGTLEQQLEQFKRDRVYKRLNYLDSPQSAWVRMEGRGEILILSSNNYLGLCDEPSVVEAGIEAIRRYGAGTASVRFICGTFTIHRELEEALARFVGTESSMSFVSAWNANEGLTSTVVQEGDFVVSDALNHASIIDSMRLAKAITKCTTAVYKHSDMDDLREKLRGAAGNRRRLIWTDGVFSMEGAIAKLPDILEIARSHDAVVLVDDSHATGVLGKYGRGTAEHYGLLGEIDVVTSTLGKALGGAAGGFVAGSAALTDYLTQRSRPQLFSNALPPTVAASALAAVRLIEQHPERVETLRENSRYFREQVIEAGFKPLPGETPIIPIIVGETAAAIQMSDMLLDEGVFVTGFGFPVVPQGQARVRCQISAAHSRDDLDTAIQAFKKVGRRLNVI
- a CDS encoding secondary thiamine-phosphate synthase enzyme YjbQ — encoded protein: MKTHTDYLTFKTKQRQEIIDITDQVEKCRAAADIDDGMVLVSAMHISASVFVNDHEPNLWQDILQWLEENIAPWDPGRYRHNSGTGEDNAAAHLRSLTVGHEVIVPVTKGRLDLGPWQRIFYGEWDGQRPKRVILKATGM
- a CDS encoding DNA-3-methyladenine glycosylase, which produces MLPPEFYDRPTELVARDLLGAVLECRTREGSASGRIVETEAYIGEHDLACHAAAGRTARTEPLYGAPGIAYVYFIYGMYWCFNAVTRAAGEPSAVLVRALEPLTGIDLMRERRGVRRRDTDLTNGPGKLCQALGIDARHNRTPLQAPPLVIRRGLEVARESVTITPRIGISRSADWPLRWFVSDSPFASKTPPKFPRLSADR